TTTAGCAATTCGCCGCGAGCGACTGTGCATCGCGCACCGATCCCATGATGCCCTTACCCTACTTTAGCCTGCAACTGATAGCCCAAATCAGTGCAGAGAGCTTAAACTTAACCCACATCGCACTATCAGAACGTGCAATGTGTGCGCCGCCTGTGATAGTTTAGCAACGAACGAATCATTCATCGGATGACCGTCAAAAGTGGCTTGCTTTTAGAAACTATACACACAAGAGCTTAAAAAAAGAGTTTATATCAAATCGAATTAATTTGATGCATTCTAATTACAAGCTTATCAGATTGGCCAATTAGCACGCGGTCGTCGGCGTATCGGTTACGTATGCAGTGGTCGTAAGTCACCAAAGTTGTTATGTTAATGGAGTGCTACTATAATTTCCCTTAGCAATTTGCTGCGCACACTGATTTTCTGGTACAGTTCCGCGATCTGATACTGTACTGATGGACGAACGGGACGAGTTCACTCTCTCTGCCGACGTCTCCACGTTGAACCGCTCTGGATTGAACACTAGTAGAACCGGAAAGTGCTGATTCTACTTTTGCCTGTGATATCATTAGTTCTTAATCGTACTCGTTGTTGATCATTACCTTTATTTTCTGAGCCATGCATTTCATTACCAATTCATTCTTTCAATAAACTCAAAGTCTGctgcaataaaaatattttaaaatttggtttcctttttattaGCTAATTTAACAATTATCACATCCCGTTCATTGGTTCCAAGTACCAGCCTTTTTGATGGTTTTAATATCATAGCATAATCTAAAAGAAAAGCTTTTCTGATCAAAGAGATTTTTAACACCAGTTACCCTACGTGAACATCGATTACAACCAACATATTTCGAAAAGGTTTCGCCTGAACACCCGCAAAACATTCAATGGCACGCTTGCAGCATTGATGATTCATTAACACAAAATTGTCACCATTACTCAAAACGGTTCTTTACAACAGATTCAGTAAACATCACTGCTCACAAAATCCGTGCGAGTCCTCACGCGTAAGGGTATTCCATGTTCTGGACGCAAAATCAGTTCCGCAATGAACGAAATGTTTTGTGGCTCGGCCGGCGGTAGTAGCTCGTATTGGCGAATCACTTTGCTGGCCACACTCTTAATCTCCAGCATTGCAAACTTTTGACCGATACAGTTCCGCGGCCCGGCACTGAACGGAATATACTGGTACGGGTTCGTCTTCTCTGCCGACGTCTCCACGTTGAACCGCTCCGGATCGAATACCAGCGGATCCGGGAAATGCTTCGGATTACGTCCCAAGAAAAATggcatcacgatcacgtttGCGCCACtgggaaatatttttccatCTGTAAAACGAAGCAAATGTTCAGCGGTTGTTACAAAGAGAACTTTAGGGCTCTCTTACTGATCTCGgtgttttccatcattttccttccaaacaTCGGCACAGAGGGATACAAGCGAAGTGTCTCCTTAATGACCAGTTCCAAGTAGTGCATTTCATTCAGCTTAGCCATGGTAATGGGTTCGGATCGATCATCACCGATGATGTTCCGTACTTCCTCGAACACCTTTTGCTGCACGTGGGGATTGTAGGCCAAGCTATAGAAAAGAAAGCTTATCGCGCTCGTCGTAGTATCATGCCCCTCGAACATGAAAGTATCCACCTCCTCACGGAGCTCCAAATCCGTCAGTGGTCTTCCGTCGATCGTTGACTGTAACAGCAAATCCAGGAAGGCCATACGCTTCTTCGAAccaacatcgtcatcgatcgctTGAACTGCGTCACCAGCACCGTTCAACGACTTTTTCGTCAATTCCTTGCGTCTCGCACTGATCACGCTATCGGTATAGCCGTGCAAAATCGCCAGCGTCTTCAGCTGTTTGCGTCGGTTTGCCGataaacggaagaaaaaatcATAGCGTAGCAAAAAGTCATAGAATCGGTATTGTATTAGATTCGTTATTCTGTGAAGAAAAGGAACGAAACAATGGCAGAATTACGTCAGTAGGAAATTGGCCCATTCCAGTTCGAACAGGACAAGCCATACTAACTCTTTCACTGCCTTCACGTATTCTGATTCCGAGTTGATTTGAGCGTTCACTTTGGTACCCATGGCCGATTCTAAGCGACGAAAGCGTTCGAAACAATGATCATTAATTTATCGCACCCGTTAAATATGCCTTTAATAGCCGCTCACCGCTTATCACATCCAAAGCGTACAGGGTCACCAGGGGGAAAACATCGAACGTTTCGCCTGATTTCGCAAACAGGTGCAGTATGTCAACCAACGTGGACCCCTGCTGATCGAAGATTTCCACAAACTGATCGAGGATCTTGAAGTGAAATGATGGTGTTATCACTTTCCGGCGGGCCTGCCATTTACGTCCGCTGCTGATTAGCAAACCGTCCCCTAGCCAAGGCTTTATGAAGTCGTATTCACCTGATTTATTGATATATTTGGAACTGCTGAGAAGAACCTGTTATAGAGAGAACCAGAGTCAAAGGTTGTCCGGTAACATTAACGAAGCAGCTGAGAAGGCCTTGCGATCGTAATTATTTAGAACGTGGTAATGTGCAAGCTAACGCGAAGGGGCTTCCGTGTGTAGCTAATTGAGCTCACTGATTCCTACATATAGTGCTTCTCAGAACGAAgattgaatatttaaaaaaaaaattcacaaaatgAACGCAATTCAATTCGCGATAATTCGTTCGCACCACTGACGATCGCTGATTATATAATTTGTAATCTTTATGGTTGAAGAAACCATTTGAGAGCAGTGCTCAGCAGCTTAGCAGAAAAACAGGGCTTGCCTAGGCAAGACGGAACAGGCAAGTACCTGGGCACACGTGCTATGCAAAGTAATCAAACAATCCCTTCGCGTATTTATTTAGTGCTTAAAGAGGTCATGTTGTTGAGTTTACTCATCACGTGCTACATCGCTTGCGTGTACTAGTCGGGTGAAATTCACAACTGTGTAAGGGTGTATGTGGGCGAGTGATCGCCCATACCGGTTCATACCTCAATGTCCTTCGGGTCCGTGCTCACTACTATGAGTTGTGTGCCAAGCCATAGGCGAAAACATTGACCATACTCCTCGACTAGGGATCCAAGCCGCAACAGAAACTCTATCGTTGGAGAACAGGACACAGAATATCGGCTTAACATTTCACTGAATTGATGAATGCACTTGTGATCGACCTTGATCAACCGTTGTCCTTGATCAAtcgttgtcgtttttttttttgtgagatcctggtgatgatgctactTACCAGCGGGtgttttgaagagaaaaagcAACCCATTGCCTACCAGTGGGTATGCCACGGGTCCTCCGAGCTTTCCGGCATAACGAAGAGCGCTGCCAAAGTGTCGCACAACCCACCACAAAACAACTGTCACCAGCATCACTATGCCACTCGAAACAATAACTAACGATGACATGGTGCTCCGTCGGCAAAACACCTGTTCACACCTGGATGACAAGATAGAAAATGCCACCAAAGGTACAATCGAGCAACGCGCTGAACCACAACCTTGTGCGATGCCGACCGGTCACATACTGATGTTGATCGTCGTACAGTTGATCGTCGCACTAGAAAAGAgctaaaaacaacaacattaccGATTCACGATCACTACTCATGGCGGAAGGTCGGCATTATACGAACTTGACTGTCACTAATACTAACCTCTTGGTAGTGTTAGACACATATTATTCACAAAGTTATTCAAATAGTCGGCGCCATAGAACACACGTGTAGAGGATCGGTGGCTTGGTGCTTCCGCTTCGGTTCCCGCTTTACCGGTTTTCTATTATTTCATTCCCCACGCATTAGGTGAAGGTTCACACAGAATCCGAGATACATATGGAGATTGATTTATACTCCTGTGTCCTCCTGGGATCAGTCGGTTGGAAATGGTGAGAAAATGATCATTTTCCCAATTACTTGTGAAAATGCCTAGAACGCAAGCGGCACCGGTAACATGGGCACAACACGCAATCCATGCGCCTAGTGCGACGCTTGGGGTATTAGTCTTATTTTCTTATATCtaactttttttgtttgagaaacaaaatgaatgcaCATTACGATTTGTTAACCAAGTCACGttcattttcgtcgttttcgtttcgttattaTGTTATTCACAGCGTCTTCTGTTCATCGCGATCTATGTACAGTTCaccgagtttttttttttttttttttgtatagaCCCCCGATTCATGGCGAAATGGGTATCTACATAGCACAAAAACCACAGTTGCTTAAACCCAGGTTCGTCGGTAAAAGTCATTAAAAATCCGTAATCGCGCGGATCGTCACGTTGTTGGGTAGGTTGCTGATTTTGCTACGCATGTGGTTGTAGGCCAGAAGGGGCCTGTTGCGGCATCTAACAAACTTGGTACATAGGAAGCACATTCAACAAATGCCTAGCTCAGTATTACGTTACCTGTTGCCGGTGATCGACGTACTTCCAACGAGAATGATCGCTTTCGTGCTTCTGATCGTGGCACTAGGATGTTGCCTACGATTCATCGCTTTTCGCTACAAGCTCTATCGTACCGTTGGCAAAGTACCGGGCCCTCCAGTCAACTTTATATTCGGCAACGCACTAGAATTGATGCGCTATGACACTGGAGGTAAGTTTTACTGTTTAAAAAATCTAATAATCATTCCGCAATAGCTCTTAAAACCCTTAATTCTGTCTAAATTTCGGATCGTCGTTTAGAACTTTTCGATAAGCTTATGGAGTACTTTTATCGCTACGGAACGATCGTTCGGCTAGACATATTGACCAAATGCTGGATGATATTCTCTTCACCAACCGACCTTGAGGTAGGGGATACTTTAAGTGGATGTGAAGCTCAGTATTGCTTATTAGGAAAAGTAATGCTGAATTTTACATCCACTTCCTCGGAGTGACCATATATGTTTTCCATTCTAATTGTAGCGCATCATTTCGTCCAACGAGTACAATCGCAAGTCGAACGATTACGACATTCTACAAGAATGGCTGGGAAATGGAATCCTGCTCGATCATGGCAACAGCTGGTTCACGAATCGGCGTGCTCTCACTGGAGCGTTTCATTTCAAGATTCTCGATAGTTATGTGCCTGTGTTCGAGGAGCAGGCGGATGTGCTGGTGCGTAAGTTACTGGCCACTGCTGGTGAACCGGTGGATATCTTCCCCATAGCTAAGCTGTACACACTTGACGTCATCCTCGAGACATCTATGGGCGTGCAATGTGAGGCGCAGATTAAGGATTCGGAATACGTGCGTGCTGTCTCAAAGTAAGTAGAAATCAGTCAATTGCGATTGTGCATGGCTTTCAATTCTTTCCTAACTCGATTTTTTTGCCCTCCATGTCCTAGTCTGAGTCATATAACATTCTGGAGAATGTATAACCCACTCGGTTATTCAGATTGGACCTTTCGCTGGACTAATTATTACTCGGTGTACCGAAAGTCGCTACAGATAAACAGAGAATTCACTACGTCAGTCATTAAGAAACGACGAGTTGAGCTGCTTGCTACTGCTTCGGACAAGGACAAACCAGAAAAGGGACGACTTTCGCTGTTGGACATCTTGTTGCGATCGGATTTAACTGGTCGCCAGTTCACCGACCAGGAAGTTTACAGTCAAGTGAACAATTTTATGTTTGCGGTAAGCACCTCAACATGATTTCTTCGACGAAGAGTGATCAACCCACCATCAATCTTTCCAGGGTCATGACACTACATCAAGTGCTATCACCTTCATTCTTTATTGCTGTGCCAAATATCCTGATGTACAACAGAGAGTGTACGAAGAAATTATTGCTGAGATACCAACCGGAAAGCCGATCGATCAGCAATGTATCAACAACCTCAAGTATCTCGAGCTCGTGATCAAGGAATCATTGCGCATGTTTCCTCCGGTTCCATATTATTCCCGCTCGATCGATAAAGAAACGACGTTCAACGGTATCCGAATGCTGAAGGGATCAAGCGTTGTTATCGGTTTATACATGATGCATCACAATCCAGAATTTTTCCCACAGCCAGAGTTGTTTTTGCCCGAAAGGTTCACGCAAGCCGAGTCGCGTAACCCGTTCTCGTACATTCCATTCAGCGCCGGAAGTCGTAACTGCATTGGTAAGTCACCCCAATCATTCTTCCACATGATGACTATATAAAATTTGTGTTAATCATACCTTGCAGGTCAAAAATTTGCTCTCAACGAGCTGAAAACAGTGATGGCAAAGGTTTTACGTGAATGTAAGGTGGAGTTATCAGAGCCAGATTTTGTGCCGAAGTTGAAATTGGAGTTGATTCTGAAGCCAGTTGACGGCATCAATCTACGTTTTAATCCGAGATAAACAGTAGGATGATAATTAATCTTAAGtattttgaaacaaataaTCTTTGTTGTTCGGTTAGAAAGTGTTGTTCTGTCGAACCTTTTCTTGGTAACCATTTTCAAGCTATCTTTTCATACGCCTTTAACATGTCTCTGCACTATCTCGCATTTTAAATCACTTTCACAATAATTCAGGGTCAGCTATGACAATGCTTCACTAGGATATACTGCTGGTGATACCAGTGATGCAACGGTTGTTCGGGCTAAGTCTAGGGCACTTATCTTTTCTATTATTGTCATGCAAATAACATTTACCTGTGAAATACAAATGGTATTGatatttaatgttttaattgatacatttttcgttttggtttatTCTAAATATGTACTGCATATTTTCGGCATACCGAAATGAACGTCATGTCCAGCCGGCTGGACATTTGCAGAATTGCACGATATGCGTTGAAACCATTGTTATTCACATCCCTGctttaaacaaaattaaaatgaaagtTGTGGTACAATGATTCCATTACTGGACACCGCGAACCAGTTTTATTGCTCATGTGGTTGTAAGCGATGAGCGACGAACCAGCGACTCCGAGTACTCTTCTCTTTAACAACAAGCTCAGTTCTGCATTGTTCCTGGTCGAAGATCAACCAGCATTCAACGAGAATGATTGCATATGTGCTTCTCATCGCGGCCGTTGGATTGTGCCTGCGATTCATCGTCTTTCGTTACAAAATCTATTGTGCTATTAGTAAGGAACCGGGACCATCCCTCTCATTTCTGTTTGGCAACGCACTGGAATTGATACGCTATGACACTGCCGGTAAGTTTATTTCTACACTTGCAAAAAGTTCTTCAAACCTCATATTCCTCTCCTGCGTTGATTAGAATTGTTTGATAAGCTGATGGAAAACTTTCATCAATACGGAACAACCGTCCGTAGGGATCTACTGACTAGAGCCTGGATAATATTTTCCTCACCTAGTGATATTGAGGTAGGTGTTAACGCTGAAGGTCGCACATGGCCGAACGTAGGTAAAAGGTCATGCTGTGCGCAATGGTGCTGGATCATCACACTTTTCATCCGCTTCGGTGCAGTGACTATACGTTTTTCCATTCTCATTGTAGCGCATCATTTCGTCCAACGAGTACAATCGCAAGTCAAGCGAATATGATGTTGCACAGGAATGGCTAGGTAATGGAATTCTGCTCGACCATGGCAACAGCTGGTTCACGAATCGGCGTGCTCTCACTGGAGCGTTTCATTTCAAGATTCTCGATAGTTATGTGCCTGTGTTCGAGAAGCAAGCGGATGTGCTGGTGCGTAAGTTACTGGCCACTGCTGGCCAACCGGTGGATATCTTCCCCATAGCTAAGCTGTACACACTTGACGTCATCCTCGAGACATCTATGGGCGTGCAATGTGAGGCGCAGATTAAGGATTCGGAATACGTGCGTGCTGTCTCAAAGTAAGTAGAAATCAGTCAATTGCGATTGTGCATGGCTTTCAATTCTTTCCTAACTCGATTTTTTTGCCCTCCATGTCCTAGTCTGAGTCATATAACATTCTGGAGAATGTATAACCCACTCGGTTATTCAGATTGGACCTTTCGCTGGACTAAGCATTACCCGGTGTACCGAAAGTCGCTACAGATAAACAAAGAATTCACCTCGTCGATCATCAGGAAAAGGCGAACAAAGTTGCTCGCTACTGCCTCGGACAATGACAAACCAGAAAAGGGACGACTTTCGCTGTTGGACATCTTGTTGCGATCAGATTTAACTGGTCGCCAGTTCACCGACCAGGAAGTTTACAGTCAAGTGAACAATTTTATGTTTGCGGTAAGCACCTCAACATGATTTCTTCGACGAAGAGTGATCAACCCACCATCAATCTTTCCAGGGTCATGACACTACATCAAGTGCTATCACCTTCATTCTTTATTGCTGTGCCAAATATCCTGATGTACAACAGAGAGTGTACGAAGAAATTATTGCTGAGATACCAACCGGAAAGCCGATCGATCAGCAATGTATCAACAACCTCAAGTATCTCGAGCTCGTGATCAAGGAATCATTGCGCATGTTTCCTCCGGTTCCATATTATTCCCGCTCGATCGATAAAGAAACGACGTTCAACGGTATCCGAATGCTGAAGGGCTCAACAATTACCCTCGGGGTGTATATGTTGCATCACAATCCTGACTATTTCCCACAGCCAGAGTTGTTTTTGCCCGAAAGGTTTGAGCAGGCCGAGCCACGTAACCCGTTCTCGTACATTCCATTCAGCGCCGGAAGTCGTAACTGCATTGGTAAGTCACCCCAATCATTCTACCACATGATGACTGTATAAAATTTGTGTTAATCATTTCTTGCAGGTCAGAAATTTGCTCTCAACGAGCTGAAAACAGTGATGGCAAAGGTTTTACGTGAATGTAAGGTGGAGTTACCAGATCCTAATTTTGTGCCGAAGTTAAAAATGGAACTGGTCCTGAAGCCAGTTGACGGCGTGCATCTGTGCTTTATTCCGCGTACCGCTGAGTAAATGGATCTGGCCTAACGACATGAAACAAGAAGGGCAAGGAAAAAACGAGCGAATGGTGTTTCTGTCAATCACATTGAGAAATTCGAAATAATATCACATTGTGAATGTAAGTCTGTGCACGGGGTTAGTGATATCGATACAATAGGCATTTAGGAACACAAAAAGATTAACTGGTAAAAAATCAACTTTACTTCATGAACTAGCAGCTGTGGTTTCTCTAATGCCTTCTCACGAATTTTAATGGCAGTCCTGTGGCGGGTTTGAGTACGATTTCGGCTTTCAATGTTGGCTCATAATTCTCCCGTGTCAACCGCACGCTAAAATGCTGCAGGATCTTCACAAGCACACTTTTCATTTCGTATTGTGCAAACTTTTGTCCGATGCAGTTCCGACTGCCAGCACTAAACGGTATGTACGTGTAGGGATTGAACGTATCGGTATCGCGCATCCCTTCGAATCGTGTTGGATCAAATCGGTCTGGATCGAGGAAATATTCTTCACTCCGGTGCATGAGGAAAATATCAACAGCCACGCTGGTTCCGCGTGTTATTCGTTCACCCAATACTTCTGTATTTTCTGTCGCAATACGTGCTATTATCGGTACTGGCGGATACAATCGAAGCGATTCCTTGATAACCAGATCCATGTAACGAAGATTGTTAATCATActggaaacgaaaacaaaaataaagcaGAGGTTTACCACTTATCCATCCGTTataattttgattttcatATACCTGAGAGTTAGTTCTGTGGACTCTGGCCCGAATTCATCCAGAATTTCTTCATACAGCCGGTCCTGAACGTCAGGATGCTTGGCGACGTTGTATAGCAGAAACGTCATGGCTGATGCTGTCGTATCGTGACCCTACCGAGAAGAAATT
The sequence above is a segment of the Anopheles darlingi chromosome 2, idAnoDarlMG_H_01, whole genome shotgun sequence genome. Coding sequences within it:
- the LOC125951715 gene encoding cytochrome P450 4d1-like, which gives rise to MSSDRESVLLSSSKYINKSGEYDFIKPWLGDGLLISSGRKWQARRKVITPSFHFKILDQFVEIFDQQGSTLVDILHLFAKSGETFDVFPLVTLYALDVISESAMGTKVNAQINSESEYVKAVKEITNLIQYRFYDFLLRYDFFFRLSANRRKQLKTLAILHGYTDSVISARRKELTKKSLNGAGDAVQAIDDDVGSKKRMAFLDLLLQSTIDGRPLTDLELREEVDTFMFEGHDTTTSAISFLFYSLAYNPHVQQKVFEEVRNIIGDDRSEPITMAKLNEMHYLELVIKETLRLYPSVPMFGRKMMENTEINGKIFPSGANVIVMPFFLGRNPKHFPDPLVFDPERFNVETSAEKTNPYQYIPFSAGPRNCIGQKFAMLEIKSVASKVIRQYELLPPAEPQNISFIAELILRPEHGIPLRVRTRTDFVSSDVY
- the LOC125948324 gene encoding cytochrome P450 4d2-like, whose translation is MIAFVLLIVALGCCLRFIAFRYKLYRTVGKVPGPPVNFIFGNALELMRYDTGELFDKLMEYFYRYGTIVRLDILTKCWMIFSSPTDLERIISSNEYNRKSNDYDILQEWLGNGILLDHGNSWFTNRRALTGAFHFKILDSYVPVFEEQADVLVRKLLATAGEPVDIFPIAKLYTLDVILETSMGVQCEAQIKDSEYVRAVSNLSHITFWRMYNPLGYSDWTFRWTNYYSVYRKSLQINREFTTSVIKKRRVELLATASDKDKPEKGRLSLLDILLRSDLTGRQFTDQEVYSQVNNFMFAGHDTTSSAITFILYCCAKYPDVQQRVYEEIIAEIPTGKPIDQQCINNLKYLELVIKESLRMFPPVPYYSRSIDKETTFNGIRMLKGSSVVIGLYMMHHNPEFFPQPELFLPERFTQAESRNPFSYIPFSAGSRNCIGQKFALNELKTVMAKVLRECKVELSEPDFVPKLKLELILKPVDGINLRFNPR
- the LOC125948326 gene encoding cytochrome P450 4d2-like, which produces MIAYVLLIAAVGLCLRFIVFRYKIYCAISKEPGPSLSFLFGNALELIRYDTAELFDKLMENFHQYGTTVRRDLLTRAWIIFSSPSDIERIISSNEYNRKSSEYDVAQEWLGNGILLDHGNSWFTNRRALTGAFHFKILDSYVPVFEKQADVLVRKLLATAGQPVDIFPIAKLYTLDVILETSMGVQCEAQIKDSEYVRAVSNLSHITFWRMYNPLGYSDWTFRWTKHYPVYRKSLQINKEFTSSIIRKRRTKLLATASDNDKPEKGRLSLLDILLRSDLTGRQFTDQEVYSQVNNFMFAGHDTTSSAITFILYCCAKYPDVQQRVYEEIIAEIPTGKPIDQQCINNLKYLELVIKESLRMFPPVPYYSRSIDKETTFNGIRMLKGSTITLGVYMLHHNPDYFPQPELFLPERFEQAEPRNPFSYIPFSAGSRNCIGQKFALNELKTVMAKVLRECKVELPDPNFVPKLKMELVLKPVDGVHLCFIPRTAE